The genomic region TGAGGTGCATGAGGCAATCCCGAGTGAGGTCCTCTACCAAGTGCTATCACATGTCAGCAGAAGACAGCGCGCAGTGGCTGTGATGTACTCACTGGCGGCGCACCTGAATGTGCGTATTCATAGGGCTCTCGATAGATTAGTACAGTATGTAAGGTGTGCTGTTGCTGTTAAAGTCTTCACACGTGTATGAGTTAGAGTAGCTGGAAGCAGAGCTAAGAGCCAGGCTTTGTCTGCAACATTTAGTGGCACTCGCCTCAAGACGTGAGACTTGCCCAAAAGCTAAGTACCCCAACCCTTTCTCTAGATCACTTAATTCTAGACCTAATGACCAGTCACTCGTGCCTCGTGACAACGATACAGAGATCGTCCAGCCACAAGGGTGGTATGTATTCACGAAGTCGCCTTCGACGCATGTGGGGTCGATAAAGCCAGTTTGGATGAAGTTCTCTGACTACGACTATCACATGTCAGCACGTGATGTCGCTCAATGACGACAAATTACCATGTATCAGCTGTCACAAGTCCTCTCAGGAAGGATGTCGTGTTCCGGCGAACCAGTCTCGTGAGCCATCAGATCTGTACCACAGGTATGGTGATCTCATTGAAGCTTCTACGCCACACATCTGCCGGACGTCGGAACTTGTGCAAAGTCTCCTGGAGTCTATACACTCACTTCACAAGTTACACCAGGCTGTCTTATGCAGTAAGGACATGTAAGCTGCAAGCTCACCTACCCAGCACCACACGTTCAGCTCGCGCACCAGAAGCAGACTTGGTGACTTCGGGCTGCGAAGCTGCCATGACGTTGAGGCGGACCTAACAATGTTCCTGAGTGAGTGGAAGATGCTTCGCTGCATTTCTTCTCCTCTGAAGGTCGATCACAAAGATTGTTCAATGACGCCCGGCTTGGTCTGCCTCGACAGTCGTTGATCGTAGCGGCAAGCGGGCGTATATCGTGGAACTTCTGCTGCTCAAACATGCTCATGTCAGGTTTGATTAAGAGTGACGTGTACGGGTCGATGTTGCCGAACGCGGTCTCGAGGAACAGCCCAGTCAGTTGAGCCACAGAACCTGTTGTGGAATTCGACAGATGCCTGATCCCGGCGGATTTCGCGTCACAGAGTCTGGACCCCATGGACCAGGATGCCGACATCACGTTCAAGAACAATTGCATGGGAAAAGGAAGTCGCAATGGTCACTGCCAGAATCTGGCAAGATCGTCAGCAGTTGACGCTCCTTAACGATCCCTGTCATACGATGGTGTAGCCTCGGGCTCGCATTTTGCCGGCGAACTACTTGAGACATCGTCGTATGTTGTGCTAGGCGTTGAGCTGAAGCATCACATGACTCAGTGTCCTCGACGGCCCAAAGATCTTGCTCTTCAACAAATTATCGCAGGCAGTCCTGCAGTTCAAATGTGATGACAGTGACAGCACCGCGAACCGCGTTTCAGCCAGTATCGCTGGAGCCTGACTTTATTCGTGCAATGCAGGTGTGATCCTGATCGAGCGTCCCCCAGCTTCGGGGGAACGGCGGGTCAGGCGGATCAGACTTGGCATGGCCTGAAAGCTCTGGAATGCCTTTGTGATCCGGCAAATCCTATGCGGCAGGTAGACTTTTCCTATGCGGCAGGTAATCTAACCGGACAAGGTAACTTTTGAGCGCCCAAGATGCCTGAAGCTGACATAGCCGCAAGAGCTCTTATTCTAGAGCTCAACTCGAATTGCTTCGAGGGACAGCGACCATTTCTGCCCCCCCCAACCCCCCAAGGGGGGCTCAATAAGTATAGGGTACGAGGTCTCGCAATTCAATTCGAAGTGCTCTTTGCAAGTATTCGATTTGGAGTCTAAACTATCGAGAAAATCAAAGCTGAAGTTGATGGATTTGGGTGTGAAGCTTACCTGCCGCATAGGAACGTGTTACCTGCCGCATAGGTTTTGCCTTGTGATCCCTTTGAAAACTCACCATGTATTGGTTGCCGTTAGTCCCGCACCTGCTACACCTGTTCAGTCGTTAGCGGACCCAATTTTTGAGTCCGTGCAGCCCCCTGCCCGTCCCTTGATTGGCTAAAAAGGCCCACGAGCGTCTACTTGGTGAATACCAGGGAAGGTCACTGCAAAGGGATGGAAGGAGTTGGACCATAGGGCACTTTTCTCTGAAGCCACTGGTGATGGACGTTCTTGTTCTGCGAGACGCTCAACGAGCGCGGGACGCCCTCAACACTTGCTTGGATGGCAACTTCGCAAGAGAGAGCTGAGCCCAGCAGGTTTAGGTAAGCGCCTCGGGCTTGGTAGAAAGCGGCCTGTTCGAGAATGGGTCGTTGACAGCAGACAAGGTCAATTCGTATGGAGCTGATGAGCGATCGCACTGCAGACTTCGGCCTGCCAGACACCCGGTATGCTGATGCAGTACTGTGACGGTCTCAGCTGCAGACGCACAGAGCATACTTTGATTCATCATTCGTGGCAAGTTCAGTGACAGTGCTGGATAGCGTCGTGGCAGAAGTTCCTTTTCAGGATGGACAATCTTGAAGTCGATATCCCATCGTGACATTTTGTGGACCATAGCACTGGTGTGAAGTCGGCCGCCTGCCTTAATGCCGGCTCCTCCGCGGTCCGAGTCGAAGAGATGGCCTTTGGTAGCGCACTCACAAGCACTGAGGCGGTCTCTTGGTCGTGAATGGTCCAACGGTTCCACGCGTTGCTTCCTCACTCCTGTTCTCGACTACCGCAAAGTCGTGCCGCCAGTGCGAAGCCGAGTTGCTCCTGCAAAGTCGATCTTCGGAGGCCATCGTGTGTGCTTCCGTCCGCAGTCCTTGCATACGCACAGAGACTAGCAACGTCTTATACCAAGGCCCTATACTGTCCCTGCTGCGGTGAGCACTGAGCAGTCTCCAGTCAGCACAGCCGTGGGCCACCAAAGACAAGAGGTCAATTTCCTGGCTTTCGCCGAGTACGGGAGAGGACTCTAGTGTCGGAGTACGAGATGTTCGGTGAGGCTTAGCCGTGTCGGTCCCCATGCACCCGCGAAGCGGGTGTTGGACAACCCAGTGATATTGGACACCTCAACGATATCAATGAGGTGTATTCAACTATCTATTGGCTATATCGTCCATACAGGCAAGCCATATTGGCATAATCTTCCGTCTCTCCACTGGATAAGCAGGTCTGTTGTATGTCCCCTTGATATAGCTCATAATCTTGCTTATCCGGTGTCTCAATTCACCTGTTCTTGCACGTGCTAGCTGGGCTTCAAGCTGCTTTACTGTGTTCTCTTCACATTCTTGTATAGCAGCTCTTGCGTTGATAGCCTTCATGACACCTCCACGCTGAAGGTGTTGTCTCTTCTGAGTGTTGCGAGCATTGCGAGCGTTCTGGCGGACCGTGGTGTTGTTCAATTCAGCTACTACTTCGGCGCCCTCAACGATAGCAATCTGGGCTCCACGGAAGAGTGGCTCCAGTCGCTGCTTAATAGACTCATCTATCAATGGATCAGCTATAAGCGCAGCAGTGTATCGACCGAAGGTCCTCACTGTTGTTGGAAGCCAGTCTCGTCCATATTCCACATGTCCTTAGGCAATATGCCATGCTCTTGACAGGTCTCCCACAGCTTGCTGTACCACCATTCAAGGTCACCAATATCCCATGCCGCTGCTCTTGCTGCTTCCAATGGTTGTTGCTTCACCTTCTTCCATTCTGGATGTCGATTGAGCCATCGTTGTGGCCACTTCGAGCTCACAATTGGAGGTGATCTAGATCCAGTATGGTATCGCTTGAGGATCGAATTTGCGCTGATCTGGACCATCCGGAGTCGCGCGGATACGCCTATCTTGTCACACCTCCTCAAGTAGGTTGCAAGAACAGCTTCTTGATCGTGTGTCAACACCGTGTGCGTACGCGGCCGTGTGCTGCGTGAGTTGTGACCGAGAAGTCGTCTTCTGAAGCGTTGGTAATCGACACCCCAGTTGGCGGCTACCTGCTTGACAGGACCTGGATTTGACGCGTCGCAGTACCACTGCACGGCCTCACTGATGAGCTCCTCTTCTTCACGATAGATGGAAGCAACCATATTGATGAGATAACGCGTGTTGAATGGAAGATACGCGTGTTAGAAAGCGTGGTTTTATTGAGGTGTCCAATATCACTGGGTTGTCCAACACCCGCTTCGCGGGTGCATGGGGACCGACACGGCTAGGGAGATTTAGCAGTGGACGGCACACGGCAACTTCGGAGCTggacaacaacaacaacaacaacaacaacaacaacaacaacgaCAACagcaacaacaacaacaacaaagGCGTCATCCTGCCTGCCGGCGCCGCGAGCGTTTCACACCTCAACGCTCAAGATAGAGTTGCCAAGATGCAAGCTTGAAGATACCCGCAGCGAAGCTCAGCCAATCACATCCTTCCCGGTCGACTGCACTCGGCACGCGATACCATGTTGCTGTTGCTGGCTATATAATAATATATCATGTATCGACATGTCAGGGAAAGATACGCTGTCTCTAGGCTGGCCGCCGACTCCGCCCTACGTCTGCTCTGCTGAGAGTGACATCCCCATTGACATGTCTTCTGTCTTCACTTCCGCTCGTGTCGTTGGCTCCGCCGGAAGTCAAGCCATCTACCGACAGATGCCTCCCAGTGGCCAGGGCACAATACGGCGACCCACGCGGCTCTGCTTGCGGAAACGGCACAGACACCGTCTGTCGTCCGTCCACTACACCCCCAGTCTGTACCCATGCTGATTGCAATCACAGATGCACAGACCCAGAACGAATGCTACTGGCCGATACCCAGCCGTGTGGATACTGGATCTATAGCGATGTCCGACAGACTACATGCTATCCATGTCTGCTGGTCGGacgctaggaggtacctcACTGCCGTGACATTGATATGCCTGCCAATCCGTCCTGTCTTATTGTCTTGTTTCTTCACCCTGCTCTAGGACTTCATATCTTGTTGTGTTGATCCCTTCGTTCCTTTGATCATCACATTCGCTTTTCACTCGCTTTTTGTGCTTTGCACAAGTCCATTCGTTAATACTACCTAATATTCTACTCGAGCGATTGTCCGCATCAATATGATTAAGAACATCGCCCTTTTGGGCTTTGCCTCCGTGGCATTCGGTGCCATGGCGCCGCCAGCTTACGGTGAAGCGCCACCGACTTACGGTGTAGCGCCACCGACTTACGGCGAAGAGAAATCGAGCAGCGTTCCTGTTCTGCCCTCGACCAGTGCCAGCTCGAGCTCTACTTCGTTCTCTAGCAGCATTCCGCCCAAGCCCGCGCAGAGCACCTGCACATCAAGTGTGCCAGCGCCACCGGCTTACACTCCACCGGCACCAAGCTCTACCACGGAGAAGCTGACCACGTCCACGTCCGTCAGCACGACTTCGGCCACTCCCTCTTCGTCTCAGCCGCCAAAGAGCTCATCGACAAGCCTTTCAAGCTCTTTGTCGAGCTCTTCCTCTGCAAGCAAGACCAGCACTGTCCCACACTCGCCAGAGACGACTGCTCCTGCACCAAGCTCTTCGACGACATGCAGCGAAGAGGAAAGCACCACTTCCGTGCCGGGAAAGCCAACAACCAGCCAGGGCACCACTACCGAGAGCAAGCCAGCCCCAACCACGAGCTCTAGCTCCGCTTCCTCCACTTCGAGTGTCCCAGAAACAACATCCGCCATCACCACCGCTTCCCTCACGACCTGCATCGAGACCACTGCGATCACAACCGGCACTACTACTCTTGTCACCACGTACACCACCGTTCGCACTCTCACCAAGACTATCCAGACCACCGTGACGCTCCCAGGAACTGAGACCAAGACGCTCCCAGCCAGCGAGACTACCCCAGCCCAAAAGCCATCGACCTCCGCTTCGGAGTCGAAGAGCACTTCGGCTACCACACCAAACTCGCCAAAGGAGTCCAGCACTAAGCCAACTGCCCCAGCTACCAACCCAGGTCCATTAGTCACCACCAAGACCGTCTACAGCACGTGGGTCAGCACCGTTCCATGCGAGGCATGCAAGGAGAAGACCACCGTTATCACCCAGACTGTCCCAGTCACTGCCCCATACCCAACTGGTACCGCACCGACCGCACCTGGCTACGGCCCCCCATCTGGCAGCGCTTCCGTGCCACCAGCTTCATCTACCGCCGCATGCCCAGCACCAGGTACCAACGACAGCCAAGGTCGTTACTCCTGCAACCCAGCACACACTTACCCT from Fulvia fulva chromosome 2, complete sequence harbors:
- a CDS encoding Vacuole-localized protein 4; amino-acid sequence: MIKNIALLGFASVAFGAMAPPAYGEAPPTYGVAPPTYGEEKSSSVPVLPSTSASSSSTSFSSSIPPKPAQSTCTSSVPAPPAYTPPAPSSTTEKLTTSTSVSTTSATPSSSQPPKSSSTSLSSSLSSSSSASKTSTVPHSPETTAPAPSSSTTCSEEESTTSVPGKPTTSQGTTTESKPAPTTSSSSASSTSSVPETTSAITTASLTTCIETTAITTGTTTLVTTYTTVRTLTKTIQTTVTLPGTETKTLPASETTPAQKPSTSASESKSTSATTPNSPKESSTKPTAPATNPGPLVTTKTVYSTWVSTVPCEACKEKTTVITQTVPVTAPYPTGTAPTAPGYGPPSGSASVPPASSTAACPAPGTNDSQGRYSCNPAHTYPKGQQCQMVDGCYFLTQPGPGVSATPSVATTPNSPVHPSETPSKPTAPGYGPPSGTGSQQPPASPSAACPAPGTNDSQGRYSCNPAHQYPAGQQCQMVDGCYFLTQPGPGVSATPSVGTATTMAYKPSQPPTPPTYNGNTPKSPVNPPTYGSGNGTTPVHPSGTGAVPSATGTFPATYTGAGSATKPIMALIAGAAAFVALA